A portion of the Limosilactobacillus reuteri genome contains these proteins:
- a CDS encoding glycosyltransferase, with the protein MNSLKKNEYLLSVIVPIYNVENYLKQCLSSAIIRNNKVKYILVNDGSTDHSGEIAKNYSKLYKNVIYINEKNQGLSAARNTGLEYAEGDWVYFLDSDDFVDADFIYKLFLIICNYEDNTFFSLPVIKDSLNNHCILQDYAGSIDIDTYIKELIMGKRQFGVWSSVFSLRLIKTEKIYFEKGKLFEDQYFIPRYLKFVNKIQQISSSEIGFYHYRFRNNSISNEKINYRTIVEKYNAEMNRDYTLSQLELQDNTLNLIDENHLTIIFRAYIDFLKIGNIKEVREKKNEFLKVKGSGCPVSSKKTWIKILLVLLPISICRFFLKKFSR; encoded by the coding sequence ATGAATAGTCTAAAAAAAAACGAGTATTTATTAAGCGTAATTGTTCCTATATATAATGTTGAAAATTACTTAAAGCAGTGCTTAAGTTCAGCTATTATAAGGAATAATAAAGTAAAGTATATTTTAGTTAATGATGGATCAACAGATCATTCTGGAGAAATAGCTAAGAATTATTCTAAACTATATAAAAATGTTATATACATAAATGAAAAAAATCAAGGCTTATCAGCAGCTAGAAACACTGGGTTAGAATATGCTGAAGGTGATTGGGTGTATTTCTTGGATTCAGATGATTTTGTGGATGCTGATTTTATTTATAAGTTATTTTTAATAATTTGCAATTATGAAGATAACACTTTTTTTAGTTTGCCAGTTATTAAAGATAGTCTTAATAATCATTGTATCTTGCAAGATTATGCGGGATCTATTGACATTGATACATATATTAAAGAACTGATAATGGGAAAGAGGCAATTTGGGGTTTGGTCTTCTGTTTTTAGCCTGCGATTAATAAAAACAGAAAAAATTTATTTTGAAAAAGGAAAACTTTTTGAGGACCAATACTTTATTCCCAGATATCTAAAATTTGTTAACAAAATTCAACAGATAAGCAGTTCAGAAATTGGATTTTATCATTATCGGTTTAGAAATAACTCAATAAGTAATGAGAAAATTAATTATCGTACAATAGTAGAAAAGTATAATGCGGAAATGAATAGAGACTATACTTTGAGTCAATTAGAATTACAAGATAATACATTAAATTTGATTGATGAGAATCATCTTACTATTATTTTCCGTGCTTATATTGACTTTTTGAAAATAGGTAATATTAAAGAAGTAAGGGAAAAGAAAAATGAATTTCTTAAGGTTAAGGGCAGTGGATGCCCTGTGTCAAGCAAAAAGACATGGATAAAAATTCTCTTAGTTCTTTTACCGATTAGTATTTGTCGATTTTTTCTAAAAAAGTTTAGTAGGTGA
- a CDS encoding glycosyltransferase, whose product MSLIKENPSFSVLISVYKKVNSKYLDEALDSIENQTVKPSEIVLVEDGPISNSLKEVILKHQEKFGKNFKDIVSPKNQGLGVALRLGTKYISTDWVARMDSDDISVPDRFEKQLNLIKHNPNLAVIGGQVTEFIGDKKNQIGYRRVPTSNELIKQFLKWRSPFNHPTVMINKKVLDEVGGYIPYGNLEDYYLWSRIIVDGYDVANIKNQIVFMRVDDGLYSRRGKCSNIKYVYKLRKFLFKKGIISFNEQIMGDLIMTINIIMPSGLRKIIYQRVLHK is encoded by the coding sequence ATGTCATTGATTAAAGAGAATCCATCATTTTCAGTGCTAATATCTGTTTATAAAAAAGTAAATTCCAAATACTTAGATGAAGCACTGGATAGTATTGAAAATCAAACGGTTAAACCTTCTGAAATAGTCCTTGTTGAAGATGGGCCCATCTCAAATTCACTAAAAGAAGTCATTCTAAAACATCAAGAAAAATTTGGTAAGAATTTTAAAGATATTGTTTCCCCAAAAAACCAGGGCTTAGGCGTGGCGCTTCGTTTGGGCACAAAATATATATCAACTGATTGGGTAGCACGTATGGATTCAGATGATATAAGTGTACCAGACAGGTTTGAAAAACAACTTAATTTAATTAAACATAATCCTAATTTGGCAGTAATTGGCGGTCAAGTAACAGAATTTATTGGAGATAAAAAAAATCAGATAGGGTATCGTAGAGTCCCCACATCGAATGAATTAATAAAGCAGTTTTTAAAATGGCGCAGTCCTTTTAATCATCCTACTGTTATGATTAATAAAAAAGTTCTTGACGAGGTTGGAGGATATATTCCATATGGAAATTTAGAAGATTATTATCTTTGGTCAAGAATAATCGTTGATGGATACGATGTTGCAAATATTAAAAATCAAATAGTTTTTATGCGTGTAGATGATGGATTATATTCTAGACGTGGCAAATGTTCTAATATTAAGTATGTTTACAAATTAAGAAAGTTTTTGTTCAAAAAAGGGATTATTTCTTTTAATGAACAAATAATGGGTGATTTAATAATGACTATAAACATTATTATGCCATCAGGATTAAGAAAAATTATTTATCAAAGGGTATTACATAAATGA
- a CDS encoding sugar transferase — MQVSNDKSRIIESTNESNSAFRWYRDFFKRILDIVISLLGIVVLAVPMLIIALLIKLDSPKEHVLFKQARVGKDNQVFTILKFRSMRKDAPHQMATENFENPEEYITRIGKIIRKTSLDELPQLFNVLKGDMSLIGPRPLIPAEKRVLAMRDEFGASKILPGITGLAQVHGRDEVTDENKAAYDGKYALNVSFLLDLSIFIKTICDVIHSKGIHEGKNK; from the coding sequence ATGCAAGTATCTAATGATAAGAGCAGAATTATAGAAAGCACTAATGAATCAAATAGTGCTTTTCGTTGGTATCGTGATTTCTTTAAGCGGATTTTAGATATCGTTATTAGTCTGTTAGGAATAGTTGTATTGGCTGTTCCAATGTTAATAATTGCGCTTTTAATAAAGCTTGATTCCCCAAAGGAGCATGTGCTTTTTAAACAGGCAAGGGTTGGTAAAGACAACCAGGTATTTACAATTTTAAAATTTCGTTCAATGCGTAAAGATGCCCCTCATCAGATGGCTACGGAGAACTTTGAAAATCCAGAAGAATACATAACCAGAATAGGAAAAATAATTCGGAAGACTAGTTTAGATGAACTACCACAGTTATTTAATGTACTTAAAGGTGATATGAGTTTAATTGGACCGCGCCCGTTGATACCGGCTGAAAAGAGGGTCCTCGCAATGCGGGATGAATTTGGAGCATCAAAGATTCTTCCTGGGATTACTGGATTAGCACAAGTTCATGGTCGAGATGAAGTTACAGATGAAAATAAAGCGGCTTATGATGGTAAGTATGCACTAAATGTTAGTTTTCTTTTAGACTTATCAATATTTATTAAGACAATATGTGATGTTATCCATAGCAAAGGAATACATGAAGGAAAAAATAAGTAA
- a CDS encoding tyrosine-protein phosphatase, with the protein MVMVDLHCHLLPGIDDGSKSMAISLRLAREATENGITHALLTPHHMNGRYVNHKQDVIKRTAAFQKEINAHQIPVTVFPGQEVRINGDLLTALDKDDILFADTGNRYLMLEFPDDDVPHYTGQMIFDLQQRGIIPVIVHPERNTMIMARPELLHELLEKGCLSQITASSYVGTFGKKVERFSKQLIAAGQGYVFASDAHDLPGRKYEMRQAFEKLRREFGEGLAKRYATNARAIINGDDVPQNAVRAVKKKKRFWIF; encoded by the coding sequence ATGGTCATGGTGGATTTGCACTGCCACCTGTTACCCGGCATCGATGACGGTTCGAAAAGCATGGCGATTTCACTCCGCCTCGCACGAGAGGCAACGGAAAACGGGATAACGCATGCGTTGTTGACGCCGCACCATATGAATGGTCGTTACGTGAACCATAAGCAGGACGTTATAAAGCGGACAGCGGCTTTTCAAAAAGAGATCAACGCGCACCAGATTCCAGTGACGGTTTTTCCGGGACAGGAAGTGCGAATCAACGGCGATTTGCTGACGGCGTTAGATAAGGACGATATCTTATTTGCCGATACTGGTAACCGGTATTTGATGCTGGAGTTCCCGGATGACGATGTGCCGCATTACACTGGCCAGATGATTTTTGACTTGCAGCAGCGGGGAATCATTCCGGTGATTGTCCACCCGGAGCGGAACACGATGATTATGGCAAGGCCAGAATTACTGCACGAGTTGCTGGAAAAGGGATGTCTGTCACAGATAACGGCAAGCTCGTATGTGGGAACCTTTGGTAAGAAGGTTGAACGTTTTAGCAAGCAGCTGATTGCGGCCGGTCAGGGCTATGTATTTGCTTCGGATGCCCATGACCTGCCAGGACGGAAGTATGAGATGCGACAAGCGTTTGAAAAGCTGCGTCGCGAGTTTGGCGAAGGGCTTGCAAAACGTTATGCGACAAATGCCCGGGCAATTATTAATGGGGATGATGTCCCACAGAATGCGGTACGAGCTGTAAAGAAAAAGAAGAGGTTTTGGATATTCTAG
- a CDS encoding CpsD/CapB family tyrosine-protein kinase produces MSFFHRRNENQSNATIHNGTQLITVMPLKSPISEQFRTLRTNINFMAIDHPIKTLALTSANVSEGKSTVTDNLAIVWAHTGQNVLLVDADLRRSTLHRTFNLDNREGLTTILTSRARTIDLNTIIQPSGIDNLSLLPSGPTPPNPAELLSSQRMKDFLKAVRDRYDMVIVDVPPMLEVTDTQVISHDLDAVVLVVKQGQTQKLGAKRAVELLKMAHANLLGYVMNDVVSDGSAGYGYGYGYGYGYGYGYSDDGDDK; encoded by the coding sequence ATGTCATTTTTCCATCGTAGAAACGAAAACCAATCGAACGCAACGATTCATAATGGTACGCAGCTAATTACAGTAATGCCCCTGAAGAGCCCGATCTCCGAGCAATTCCGGACCCTGCGAACAAATATTAACTTCATGGCGATCGATCATCCAATCAAGACCCTGGCCTTGACTTCCGCTAATGTTTCGGAAGGGAAGTCGACAGTGACTGATAACCTGGCCATTGTTTGGGCACATACAGGACAGAACGTTTTGTTAGTTGATGCCGACTTGCGGCGGTCAACTCTGCACCGGACTTTTAACTTAGATAATCGTGAAGGATTGACGACGATTCTGACGAGTCGTGCTCGCACAATTGACCTCAACACAATTATTCAACCAAGCGGCATTGATAATCTGTCATTGCTGCCAAGCGGCCCAACGCCACCGAACCCGGCAGAATTGCTGAGTTCACAACGGATGAAGGACTTCCTGAAGGCCGTCCGTGACCGTTACGACATGGTAATTGTTGATGTACCACCAATGTTGGAAGTTACTGATACTCAAGTTATATCACACGATCTGGACGCAGTTGTTTTGGTAGTTAAACAAGGTCAGACTCAAAAATTAGGAGCCAAGCGAGCAGTTGAACTTTTGAAGATGGCACATGCTAACCTGCTGGGCTACGTCATGAATGATGTGGTTAGCGATGGTAGTGCCGGATACGGTTATGGCTATGGCTACGGATACGGCTATGGTTATGGCTATAGTGATGATGGGGATGATAAGTAA
- a CDS encoding YveK family protein, giving the protein MNNSAEESKNTIDLSQLMTILRKHFKMLIIWTLLAGVLGFVVAQFVVVPKYTATIEILVNQKHTNDNDGQAYNNQQADIQMINTYKDVITNQVILNKVSRELNSTTTAREYGRSYNMPVAKLKKAIKINTQQNSQVFSVAVETNDPNLSAATANTIARVFKQQIKKIMSVNNVTIVSRATAPDSPSFPNVKLFTLAGAILGLLLSVIYLIIKELMDTTIKDDDFMTNELGLTNLGHIDHFHLNHNFQAQTKQTRLGNDKQAERRV; this is encoded by the coding sequence TTGAATAATTCAGCAGAAGAATCGAAGAATACGATTGACTTGAGCCAATTAATGACGATCCTACGCAAGCATTTTAAGATGTTGATCATCTGGACTCTGCTTGCTGGAGTGCTGGGCTTTGTTGTAGCTCAGTTTGTAGTAGTACCGAAGTATACGGCTACTATCGAAATCCTGGTTAACCAGAAGCACACTAACGACAACGACGGCCAGGCCTATAATAACCAGCAGGCTGATATTCAAATGATCAACACCTACAAGGACGTCATTACCAACCAGGTAATTTTGAATAAGGTTAGTCGTGAACTAAACAGTACAACAACGGCACGTGAATACGGCCGGTCTTATAACATGCCGGTTGCTAAGTTGAAAAAGGCAATTAAGATTAACACTCAGCAGAACTCGCAGGTCTTCTCGGTGGCAGTTGAGACAAATGATCCGAACTTGTCAGCGGCAACTGCTAACACAATTGCACGAGTCTTTAAGCAGCAGATCAAGAAGATTATGTCGGTTAACAACGTTACCATCGTTTCACGAGCAACAGCGCCGGATAGCCCGTCCTTCCCGAACGTCAAGCTCTTCACTCTGGCGGGGGCTATTCTTGGCTTACTGCTAAGTGTTATCTATTTGATCATCAAGGAGCTGATGGACACGACCATCAAGGATGATGACTTTATGACCAATGAACTCGGTTTAACCAACCTTGGCCACATTGATCACTTCCACCTGAACCACAATTTCCAAGCCCAAACGAAGCAGACGCGCCTTGGAAATGATAAGCAAGCCGAGCGTCGGGTCTAG
- a CDS encoding LCP family protein has protein sequence MTSTHNEVHHHHNHHRHHRRHGWRIFWSVVGILILIAMFFAGVAWHNLKSTTNNMYNSAGITKTRDANKVLAQKRPVSILLLGTDTGALGRNYKGRTDTMMIMTLNPQKKTTTIVSLPRDMKVKLPDYPDDSLAKINAAYTYGGVKESVKTVQKHFNIPIDYYVLVNMGGLEKAINQVGGVDVKSPLTFDYEGAHFTKGQTYHLNGNNALKFSRMRYDDPQGDYGRQQRQRLVITALLKKSVSYKTVLNQRFLRTISDSSQTDLTFNNMVTLAKDYRGSNANIVQDHAQGHGVDEDGQDYEVVPTSEQQRITDLLQNSLKN, from the coding sequence ATGACGTCAACCCACAATGAGGTTCACCACCATCATAATCACCACCGCCACCATCGTCGTCACGGTTGGCGGATTTTTTGGTCGGTTGTTGGGATTCTGATCCTGATTGCCATGTTCTTCGCAGGAGTAGCATGGCATAACCTTAAGTCAACAACCAATAATATGTATAACAGTGCTGGGATCACCAAAACTCGGGATGCCAACAAGGTACTCGCGCAGAAGCGGCCGGTCTCGATCCTCCTGCTGGGAACTGATACTGGTGCCTTAGGCCGAAACTACAAGGGCCGGACTGATACGATGATGATCATGACTCTGAACCCGCAGAAGAAGACGACCACGATTGTCAGTCTGCCACGGGATATGAAGGTTAAACTGCCAGACTACCCAGACGACTCACTAGCTAAGATCAACGCTGCTTACACTTACGGTGGGGTCAAGGAGAGTGTTAAGACAGTTCAGAAGCACTTTAACATTCCGATTGACTACTACGTCCTGGTTAACATGGGTGGCCTAGAGAAGGCCATCAACCAGGTTGGTGGGGTCGACGTTAAGTCACCACTGACCTTTGACTATGAAGGCGCCCACTTTACTAAAGGTCAGACTTACCACCTGAATGGTAACAATGCCCTGAAGTTCAGTCGGATGCGGTACGATGATCCCCAAGGAGATTACGGTCGGCAGCAACGACAACGGCTAGTTATTACGGCCCTGCTGAAGAAGTCAGTTTCCTACAAGACGGTACTGAATCAGCGCTTCCTGCGGACAATCTCAGATAGCTCCCAGACTGATTTGACTTTTAACAATATGGTCACGTTGGCGAAGGACTACCGCGGTAGTAATGCCAACATTGTTCAGGACCACGCTCAAGGGCATGGTGTCGATGAGGATGGCCAGGACTATGAGGTTGTTCCAACTAGTGAACAACAACGAATTACGGACTTGTTACAGAATAGCTTGAAGAATTAA